One window from the genome of Yarrowia lipolytica chromosome 1B, complete sequence encodes:
- a CDS encoding uncharacterized protein (Compare to YALI0B21626g, weakly similar to CAGL0K10648g Candida glabrata IPF 3232.1, similar to Saccharomyces cerevisiae YFR016C; ancestral locus Anc_1.377), giving the protein MGAFRNLFALFRRDDRQRPRAPERAKSSSARLQSTTAGVSELGVSKTRPAVHRVQSESVPKSKTGSKRFSFRRSVSGPSPPTTSSSSIDPARPTTSPSPVKSPAAGNDSVPSLDYSFDRTFQTIEEEESLVSPAVDTRKFRESLKKELLLDLDVYDSKPSSKTVTAKSSLLFDSTDRPSSQLFDASRASQLFDSKLGTLDLSFDLDPATSPNLNSKLSQHSNTTVGLGSNSGAPSVHDSSRTPTHIPLFGSDHTNPPDHTSPDLAPALDYLHLNLDMGADDTDTKTVDSIDTKTVDSQDTKTSLDTVPDSLSVTSATSSSSKSTKNKKKKAKAKAKKATTKLESSKPASPEIGSLEVDLDDDDDGLDFMAQELENMKLEMQGKRGKRESPEPAAKVEEKTAEQPTSTDSAVSISKKSSEKKKKKKKSKSGDKSDKSSKSEKSDKPDSTGSSTAPIDLTSPVATSPIDLTSPVESKLETIASTPALVDQDAIAQTREVLHMEDADGDNSAKKVDTEQVKASLVQVEDDNIGAIESDKAVKVDEEQVQHDLVEEKEAEKEAEKEKEEEKEEEKEEEKEEEEFINPSTPAKVVSEKPKEVSTPSTPVKAATPTKTASTPVKASVKTPAKDSTSSTPLKGSLVQTDDNDLPEPIPTESSAQDKTATPTESSTPIKQSLVQTDETPLKAETSARVASPVPEPIPTEPSTPKAASSKSTPIGTPLSSSITASPSKTPTTATTVTTADGELLIPPRTSSLRRPEVELAKSKSKEDLKKEGEPTADIKNKSDVKAEVQPETEGLKEDVKSDVTSKDEPATQPEAEAKEAAEEKLKAPVKVKPDSEPAEAEETATEPKESSPEPEDKEKASDEASNKTSVKKDKKKKKKSTKKVKEVKEATKADKETANVESRPGAVLKDDMAESKKADIDEKPEADAKAEEEAEIDSKIAQPTETDADAVDDKLEAKGEDKEVKGTQPVTETVAEAIAEAETKEPIKTEAEIREPLETEVEKPAESEKKKEAPDSKTESKEESKDEAKPVEIQSKSAKTNVENDTKDSDVAANAIPSPAATASSTPEPETKEKKKKKKKSETGEKTEKTEKKKKVVMPADAMLDGKYYVYTSYGTGIRGIMASTNNLVNILAANDLEPQIVEITVLPRARRVWRFRGTGKELPAVVKDEEVLADYKEVCEANEVGTLEDLLEIGL; this is encoded by the coding sequence ATGGGCGCCTTCCGAAACCTCTTTGCCCTCTTTAGACGAGACGACCGTCAACGGCCCAGAGCCCCCGAGCGTGCCAAATCGTCCTCCGCACGTCTCCAATCCACCACCGCAGGGGTTTCAGAGCTAGGAGTGTCCAAGACCCGCCCGGCTGTTCACCGAGTTCAATCTGAGTCCGTTCCCAAGTCCAAGACCGGATCTAAACGTTTCTCTTTTAGACGCAGTGTTTCTGGTCCGTCTCCGCCCACTACGTCTTCCTCCAGCATCGATCCCGCTCGACCTACAACCTCTCCCTCGCCTGTCAAGTCTCCAGCAGCCGGAAACGACAGTGTTCCGAGTCTCGACTACTCGTTCGACCGCACCTTCCAAaccattgaggaggaggagtcgCTTGTTTCACCTGCAGTGGACACCCGCAAGTTCAGAGAGagtctcaagaaggagctgcttctggaccTGGACGTCTACGACTCCAAGCCGTCGAGCAAGACTGTCACGGCCAAATCGTCACTGCTGTTCGACAGCACAGACAGACCATCTTCCCAGCTGTTTGACGCTAGCCGCGCGTCGCAGCTATTTGACTCTAAGCTGGGTACACTTGATCTGTCGTTTGATTTGGATCCAGCGACGAGTCCCAATCTCAATTCCAAACTTTCACAACACAGCAACACCACAGTCGGATTAGGTTCAAATTCAGGAGCACCTAGCGTGCATGATTCAAGCAGAACCCCTACCCACATTCCCCTGTTTGGATCCGACCACACGAACCCCCCAGACCACACCAGTCCTGATCTCGCTCCTGCTCTTGACTATTTGCATTTGAACTTAGACATGGGCGCcgacgacacagacaccaagACGGTCGACTCAATCGACACCAAGACTGTCGACTCCCAGGATACTAAAACAAGCCTAGACACAGTTCCTGACTCCCTTTCCGTCACCTCAGCaacctcgtcttcctccaagtccaccaagaacaagaagaagaaggccaaggctaAGGCTAAGAAGGCCACCACGAAATTGGAATCATCAAAACCAGCTTCACCGGAAATCGGCTCTCTGGAAGTCGAtctggacgacgatgatgacggaCTCGACTTTATGGCGCAAGAGCTCGAAAACATGAAATTGGAGATGCAGGGCAAGCGGGGCAAGCGAGAGTCTCCTGAACCGGCTGCAaaggttgaggagaagactgCTGAACAGCCTACATCTACCGACTCTGCTGTGTCCATCTCAAAGAAGTCatcggagaagaagaagaagaagaagaagagcaagtCTGGCGACAAATCGGACAAATCAAGCAAATCGGAAAAATCGGACAAACCTGATTCGACTGGATCGTCTACTGCACCAATTGATCTCACCTCGCCAGTGGCCACGTCACCGATTGATCTCACTAGCCCAGTGGAGTCTAAACTTGAAACCATTGCTTCCACACCTGCACTGGTGGATCAGGATGCAATTGCTCAGACTAGAGAGGTTTTACACATGGAAGATGCCGATGGCGACAATTCCGCTAAGAAGGTTGACACTGAGCAGGTGAAGGCTTCTCTAGTCCAGGTTGAAGATGACAACATTGGAGCCATTGAGTCTGACAAGGCAGTCAAGGTTGACGAGGAGCAGGTCCAGCATGATCTcgttgaggagaaggaggcggagaaggaggcggagaaagagaaagaggaggagaaagaggaggagaaagaggaggagaaagaggaggaggagtttaTTAATCCCTCAACCCCTGCCAAGGTTGTTTCTGAAaagcccaaggaggttTCTACTCCTTCTACTCCAGTTAAGGCAGCTACTCCAACCAAAACTGCTTCTACTCCAGTAAAGGCCTCAGTAAAGACTCCCGCGAAGGACTCTACATCATCCACTCCTCTCAAGGGGTCTCTTGTTCAGACTGATGACAATGATCTTCCCGAGCCTATCCCCACTGAGTCATCCGCTCAAGACAAGACTGCCACTCCTACTGAGTCATCTACTCCCATCAAGCAGTCGCTTGTCCAGACCGACGAGACTCCTCTTAAGGCTGAAACTTCTGCTAGAGTGGCCTCTCCCGTTCCTGAACCTATCCCCACGGAGCCCTCCACTCCCAAGGCTGCATCTTCCAAGTCCACCCCCATTGGCACACCcctttcttcttccattACTGCATCACCCTCCAAGACCCCCACCACTGCCACCACTGTCACTACAGCGGACGGCGAGCTGTTGATTCCTCCCCGCACGTCTTCTCTTCGACGTCCTGAGGTGGAGTTGGCCAagtccaagtccaaggaggatctgaagaaggagggtgAGCCTACAGCTGATATCAAGAATAAGTCTGATGTTAAGGCTGAGGTTCAACCTGAAACTGAGGGACTCAAGGAAGATGTCAAGTCTGACGTCACTTCTAAGGATGAGCCTGCAACGCAAcccgaggccgaggccaaggaggcgGCAGAGGAGAAACTCAAGGCTCCCGTCAAGGTCAAGCCTGATTCTGAGCCTGCTGAGGCAGAAGAGACTGCTACTGAGCCCAAGGAGTCGTCCCCTGAGCCCgaagacaaggagaaggcttCTGATGAAGCTTCCAACAAGACTTCGGtaaagaaggacaagaagaaaaagaagaagtccaccaagaaggtcaaggaggtcaaggaggcgACCAAGGCGGACAAGGAGACTGCCAACGTGGAGTCCCGGCCTGGTGCTGTTTTAAAGGATGATATggccgagtccaagaaggctgacattgacgagaagCCTGAGGCTGATGCTaaggctgaggaggaggcggaGATAGATTCCAAGATCGCACAGCCCACTGAAACGGATGCCGATGCTGTGGACGACAAGTTGGAGGCCAAGGgcgaggacaaggaggtgaaggGTACCCAGCCTGTGACTGAGACTGTAGCTGAGGCTATAGCTGAGGctgagaccaaggagcCTATTAAGACCGAGGCTGAGATCAGGGAACCTCTCGAGACTGAGGTGGAGAAGCCTGCTGAAtcggagaagaaaaaggaaGCGCCAGACTCCAAGACTGAatccaaggaggagtcgAAGGATGAGGCCAAGCCTGTTGAGATTCAGTCCAAGTCTGCCAAGACGAACGTCGAAAATGATACTAAGGACTCTGACGTCGCTGCCAATGCCATTCCCTCTCCTGCCGCCACCGCTAGTTCTACTCCTGAAcccgagaccaaggagaagaagaagaagaagaagaaatcCGAGACAGGCGagaagacggagaagacggaaaagaagaagaaggtggtgaTGCCTGCTGACGCGATGCTGGACGGCAAGTACTATGTCTACACTTCTTACGGTACAGGTATTCGAGGTATTATGGCTTCCACCAATAACCTGGTGAACATTCTGGCGGCCAACGATCTAGAGCCCCAGATTGTGGAGATCACTGTTCTTCCTCGAGCCCGACGAGTATGGCGATTCCGAGGCACAGGCAAGGAACTTCCTGCCGTtgtcaaggacgaggaggtgcTGGCAGACTACAAGGAGGTGTGTGAGGCCAACGAGGTTGGCACTCTGGAAGATTTGTTGGAGATTGGACTTTAG
- a CDS encoding uncharacterized protein (Compare to YALI0B21662g, weakly similar to uniprot|P06105 Saccharomyces cerevisiae YJL080c SCP160 required for maintenance of exact ploidy, similar to Saccharomyces cerevisiae SCP160 (YJL080C); ancestral locus Anc_1.290), giving the protein MTTPTTTPLTQMSDLSPAELLRQRHAAVSAAAEPTLTVSEGSLSKESSPVPEIAPAAPVKSVAGPSAASKRKGLDINSLEAFPALNGGAAAPKAVWGKGGSAPAAPSPQSFGRAASTTISDVFTLKREEQQVGVRSELPKIIAKVKANTSTTIDSSTSKITGHTSFVIKGTPENVAKARRELHRALSQKIVAKFEIPASVRAAVIGPRGSNLKPILEKSGAHIQIEKLESNGNNADDDEETVEVIVEGDSEGIAIAKQEIFAIVSERVKNMTIRVRNVNYVLFPFLDKTAGDLTKGEDDVKLSIPDIFAPNFTTAATITLSGDREATATVKERLERLAESLSTDLITSTESFPASKHKYISAKDVFAATSVFITVPQAPNTSDDTVKFLGLPKDIKPAMNKVSEQVNSVKIDLLDISRAHGKSVPHAQALASYFKASGMLQKIADEYKVEIYIQQPDQLYAPGAQAVTIETSGPNEEAVKAARKAIVALVNKYEPSKVSRVSDIDPFFLRNLAGPKDRNLAKYKKDHGVTVLVPENPKVNGDVILIYEGTSEEDDFGPSADEIKATFAAVDSSFADIREKQAKIIGKLISVPVGEHKFVRGPDNTTLRAIVGGTEGHEPFVRVTFGDEIKDAEEPVSADSIYVRGLKDEVTRVLKEIEEAVEDGKNYAVLSQYTTEFQIPPEHVKHVVGKGGSQLAKFREYGVNIDLDESGQGVVKGIKKNADEAKVQILAFAKKIADEVNVKLPVPADHHASLIGTGGKFVKRLEEKYDVRIRFPKTGEENANEIVLRGPSKGVAKAKEEILDLVNYEIENSHSQTISVPVKSLPRIIGRGGEFINDIKDSTNTRIDVKQEKSDNTDETGNVDIEIVGTKAGVKEAAAKIQAIVSEFQDTVIEHIEVNPKFHGALIGPGGQTLKDILTKAGMTDVTPSVAARTVAVPAAGTKDNKVRVQGSKKIVAKIVKIIQDMVAERESQISEVVDVPVSKHRDLIGAGGAAKRSLEEKFKVTLQIPKQGAKNKDGELDTGVSITGKAEDVATAKAKIQELSQDKWKEEILVPRTLHTTVSDNGNLPRKLKYELKVNVDHGSVRTPRDGNPVVPAGAIGSDSEDKDSFRWSVVEDAVDHAANGTIPWRLEGSDENVAKAKAIIEAALDVALKHTQTGYLWLPDTSRYRFLVGPHGATVSHIREKSGCKIYIPKAGVADSAVTVRGSPEGLEKAKEMMLAALKK; this is encoded by the coding sequence ATGACgacccccaccaccaccccactaacacagatgtcCGACCTGTCCCCCGCTGAGCTTCTCCGGCAACGACATGCTGCCGTGAGCGCTGCCGCCGAGCCCACCCTCACCGTTTCTGAGGGCTCTCTGTCCAAGGAGTCTTCTCCCGTTCCCGAGATTGCCCCTGCCGCCCCCGTGAAGTCTGTCGCCGGTCCCTCCGCCGCCTCCAAGCGAAAGGGTCTCGATATCAACTCTCTCGAGGCTTTCCCCGCTCTTAATGGTGGTGCCGCTGCCCCCAAGGCTGTTTGGGGTAAGGGAGGCTCTGCTCCCGCTGCCCCCTCCCCTCAGTCCTTTGGTCGAGCCGCTTCCACCACTATCTCCGATGTCTTCACTCTCAAGCgagaggagcagcaggttggTGTGCGATCCGAGCTGCCCAAGATCATTGCTaaggtcaaggccaacaCCTCCACTACCATCGactcgtccacctccaagatTACGGGCCACACCTCCTTTGTCATCAAGGGTACCCCCGAGAACGTGGCCAAGGCCCGACGTGAGCTGCACCGAGCCCTGTCCCAGAAGATTGTCGCCAAGTTTGAGATCCCCGCTAGCGTGCGAGCTGCTGTGATTGGCCCTCGAGGTTCCAACCTGAAGCCCATTCTTGAGAAGTCCGGTGCCCATATCcagattgagaagctcgagtccaacggcaacaacgccgacgacgacgaggagacgGTCGAGGTCATCGTCGAGGGTGACTCTGAGGGTATTGCTATTGCCAAGCAAGAGATCTTTGCCATTGTGTCCGAGCGAGTCAAGAACATGACCATCCGAGTTCGAAACGTCAACTATGTGCTGTTCCCCTTCCTTGACAAGACCGCCGGAGACCTCACCAAGGGCGAGGACGACGTCAAGCTCAGCATCCCTGATATCTTTGCTCCCAACTTCACCACGGCCGCCACCATCACTCTGTCTGGCGACCGAGAGGCCACCGCTACCGTCAAGGAACGACTTGAGCGTCTTGCAGAGTCTCTGTCCACCGACCTTATCACCTCCACCGAGTCCTTCCCTGCTtccaagcacaagtacatttcTGCCAAGGATGTCTTTGCCGCCACCTCCGTGTTTATCACTGTGCCCCAGGCCCCCAACACCTCCGATGACACCGTCAAGTTCCTGGGTCTGCCCAAGGACATCAAGCCCGCCATGAACAAGGTGTCTGAGCAGGTTAACTCCGTCAAGATTGATCTTTTGGACATTTCTCGAGCACATGGCAAGAGCGTGCCCCATGCCCAGGCTTTGGCTTCTTACTTCAAGGCCTCTGGTATGCTCCAGAAGATTGCTGACGAGTACAAGGTCGAAATCTACATCCAGCAGCCCGATCAGCTCTACGCTCCTGGCGCCCAGGCCGTCACTATCGAGACCTCTGGTCCCAACGAGGAGGCTGTCAAGGCTGCCCGAAAGGCCATTGTGGCTCTGGTAAACAAGTACGAGCCCTCCAAGGTCTCTCGAGTGTCTGACATTGATCCTTTTTTCCTGCGAAACCTCGCTGGCCCCAAGGACCGAAACCtggccaagtacaagaaggaccACGGAGTCACTGTCCTGGTGCCCGAGAACCCCAAGGTTAACGGTGACGTGATTCTCATCTACGAGGGCACctctgaggaggatgatTTCGGCCCCTCCGccgacgagatcaaggccACCTTTGCTGCTGTCGACTCTTCCTTTGCCGATATTCGAGAGAAGCAGGCCAAGATCATTGGCAAGCTAATTTCCGTCCCCGTTGGCGAACACAAGTTTGTCCGAGGTCCCGATAACACTACCCTTCGAGCCATTGTTGGCGGAACCGAGGGCCACGAGCCCTTTGTCCGAGTCACCTTTGgtgacgagatcaaggacGCTGAGGAGCCCGTTTCTGCGGACTCCATCTACGTGCGGGGTCTCAAGGATGAGGTCACCCGagtgctcaaggagatcgAGGAGGCAGTGGAGGACGGCAAGAACTATGCTGTTCTGTCCCAGTACACCACCGAATTCCAGATCCCTCCCGAGCATGTCAAGCATGTTGTTGGCAAGGGCGGCTCCCAGCTCGCCAAGTTCCGTGAGTACGGCGTCAACATCGATCTCGACGAGTCCGGTCAGGGTGTTGTCAAGGgtatcaagaagaacgccgacgaggccaaggttCAGATTCTGGCTTtcgccaagaagattgccGACGAGGTCAACGTCAAGCTTCCTGTGCCTGCTGACCACCACGCCTCTCTGATTGGAACTGGTGGCAAGTTTGTCAAGCgactggaggagaagtATGACGTTCGAATTCGGTTCCCCAAGACCGGTGAGGAGAACGCCAACGAGATCGTCCTTCGAGGTCCCTCCAAGGGTGTGGcgaaggccaaggaggagattttGGATCTCGTAAACTACGAGATTGAGAACTCGCACTCGCAGACCATTTCCGTCCCCGTCAAGTCTCTGCCCCGAATCATTGGTCGAGGCGGAGAGTTCATCAACGACATCAAGGACTCCACCAACACTCGAATCGACGTCAAGCAGGAGAAGTCGGATAACACCGACGAGACCGGCAACGTTGACATTGAAATTGTTGGTACAAAGGCCGGcgtcaaggaggctgctgccaagatCCAGGCTATCGTTTCTGAGTTCCAGGACACTGTCATTGAGCACATTGAGGTGAACCCCAAGTTCCACGGTGCTCTGATCGGTCCCGGCGGTCAGACTCTCAAAGACATCCTCACCAAGGCCGGTATGACCGACGTGACCCCCTCCGTTGCTGCTCGAACCGTTGCTGTTCCTGCTGCCGGCACCAAGGATAACAAGGTGCGAGTCCAGggctccaagaagattgtggCCAAGATTGTCAAAATCATCCAGGACATGGTTGCCGAGCGGGAGTCCCAGATCTCtgaggttgttgatgtGCCCGTTTCCAAGCACCGAGATCTCattggagctggaggtgcTGCCAAGCGATCCCTCGAGGAGAAGTTCAAGGTTACTCTGCAGATCCCCAAGCAGGGcgccaagaacaaggatGGAGAGCTCGACACCGGCGTCTCCATCACCGGTAAGGCTGAGGATGTCGCTAccgccaaggccaagatcCAGGAGCTGTCCCAGGACAagtggaaggaggaaaTTCTGGTCCCCCGAACCTTGCACACCACTGTGTCCGACAACGGAAACCTGCCCCGAAAGCTCAAGTACGAACTCAAGGTTAACGTTGACCACGGCTCTGTCCGAACTCCTCGAGACGGCAACCCCGTTGTCCCCGCTGGTGCCATTGGCTCCGATTCTGAGGACAAGGACTCGTTCCGATGGTCTGTTGTCGAGGACGCTGTCGACCACGCTGCCAACGGCACCATCCCCTGGAGGCTTGAGGGCTCTGACGAGAACGTTGCCAAGGCTAAGGCCATCATtgaggctgctctggatGTTGCTCTCAAGCACACTCAGACCGGATACCTGTGGCTCCCTGACACCTCTCGATACCGATTCCTGGTGGGTCCTCATGGAGCCACCGTGTCTCACATCCGAGAGAAGTCTGGCTGCAAGATCTACATCCCCAAGGCTGGTGTTGCTGACTCTGCCGTGACCGTGCGGGGCTCCCCCgagggtctggagaaggccaaggagatgatgcttgctgctctcaagaagtaa
- a CDS encoding uncharacterized protein (Compare to YALI0B21604g, similar to uniprot|P23500 Saccharomyces cerevisiae YKR052C MRS4 and similar to uniprot|P10566 Saccharomyces cerevisiae YJL133W MRS3 Mitochondrial RNA splicing protein): MESEDHDYEALGENTGIGANMLAGAFAGIMEHTVMYPVDAIKTRMQVGPGGTGSVYKGIVQAVSSISAKEGASSLWRGISSVIVGAGPAHAVYFGVYEFTKKNMLLYQGHTEDSSDEHHPVITSLAGAAATTSSDALMNPFDVIKQRMQLPASAGGSAGATFAQTAKNIFKNEGFGAFYVSYPTTLAMNVPFTAINFTVYESASKILNPSRKYDPLGHCVAGGVAGAVAAAVTTPLDVVKTFLQTRRAMGSESLEVRSTKTFAGAVKIIYREDGLRGFFRGLRPRIVANMPSTAICWTSYEMAKFYLAPKAKTQEKF; encoded by the coding sequence ATGGAATCCGAGGACCACGACTACGAAGCTCTTGGCGAAAACACCGGAATTGGCGCCAACATGCTCGCCGGCGCATTTGCCGGAATCATGGAGCACACAGTCATGTACCCCGTGGATGCCATCAAGACCCGAATGCAAGTTGGACCCGGCGGCACCGGCTCTGTGTACAAGGGAATTGTACAGGCCGTGTCGTCCATCAGCGCCAAGGAGGGCGCCTCGAGTTTGTGGCGAGGAATTTCCTCCGTCATTGTGGGAGCTGGACCTGCACACGCTGTTTACTTTGGAGTTTACGagttcaccaagaagaacatgCTGCTGTACCAGGGCCACACCGAGGACTCTTCCGATGAACATCACCCCGTGATCACCTCATTGGCTGGAGCCGCCGCCACCACATCCTCTGATGCGCTCATGAACCCCTTCGATGTTATCAAGCAGCGAATGCAGCTCCCCGCCTCTGCTGGAGGCTCTGCCGGTGCTACGTTCGCACAGACTGCTAAGAACATCTTCAAGAATGAGGGGTTTGGCGCCTTTTACGTCTCATACCCTACCACACTGGCCATGAACGTGCCTTTCACAGCCATCAACTTCACTGTGTACGAATCGGCCTCCAAGATCCTCAACCCTAGCCGAAAGTACGATCCCCTCGGCCATTGTGTGGCTGGAGGTGTCGCCGGAGCGGTTGCTGCCGCCGTCACCACCCCTCTGGACGTTGTCAAAACGTTCCTGCAGACCCGACGAGCCATGGGCTCCGAATCGCTGGAGGTGCGATCCACCAAGACCTTTGCAGGCGCTGTGAAGATCATCTACCGAGAAGATGGCCTTCGGGGTTTTTTCCGAGGTTTGCGTCCCCGAATTGTGGCCAACATGCCCTCAACCGCTATCTGTTGGACCTCTTACGAGATGGCCAAGTTCTACTTGGCCCCTAAGGCTAAAACCCAGGAGAAGTTTTAA
- a CDS encoding uncharacterized protein (Compare to YALI0B21670g, similar to uniprot|P53839 Saccharomyces cerevisiae YNL274c related to glycerate- and formate-dehydrogenases): protein MLRIRPQFARQSLARLYSTQRQKILFLDNVVDAKDEFEKLKKKADVVTLKDGTDRESFLKDLKNTYKDINAIFRTFISVKKTGRFDEELAKALPESCKAVCHYGAGYDQIDVPFFSERGIQVSNVQSMADESTALTNLYLMIGTLRNFGDGALNLQKGQWLKGVALGNDISGKTLGILGMGGIGREIRDYVAPLGFSKVLYYNRNRLAPELEKDSVYCQSPEDLFSKADVISINVPLNAATKHLVNAESISKMKDGVIIVNTARGPVCDEKALVDGLNSGKIGGVGLDVFEREPAIEEGLLKHPRTLLLPHMGTWSHETHFKMEKAVLDNLESFVDTGKVISIVPEQKGKF from the coding sequence ATGCTCCGTATCCGACCACAGTTTGCGCGACAGTCGCTCGCCCGATTGTACTCGACCCAAAGACAGAAGATCCTGTTCCTTGACAACGTGGTGGACGCCAAAGACGAGTTTGaaaagctcaagaagaaggccgacGTGGTGACTCTCAAGGATGGAACTGACCGAGAATCGTTTCTCAAGGACCTCAAAAACACCTACAAGGACATCAATGCCATCTTCCGAACCTTCATCAGTGTCAAAAAGACCGGCCGGttcgacgaggagctggccaaggctctTCCTGAGTCCTGCAAAGCTGTCTGCCATTACGGAGCAGGCTATGACCAGATCGATgtgcccttcttctccgaaAGAGGCATTCAGGTCAGCAACGTGCAGTCCATGGCCGACGAGTCGACTGCTCTCACGAACCTGTATCTAATGATCGGCACCCTGCGAAACTTCGGAGACGGAGCTCTCAACTTGCAAAAGGGCCAATGGCTCAAGGGAGTGGCCCTGGGCAACGACATCTCCGGCAAGACTCTCGGAATTCTCGGTATGGGCGGAATCGGCCGAGAAATCAGAGACTACGTGGCTCCTCTGGGTTTCAGCAAGGTGCTGTACTACAACCGAAATCGCCTGGCCCCcgagctggaaaaggaCTCTGTCTACTGCCAGTCGCCTGAAGATCTATTTTCCAAGGCCGATGTCATTTCCATCAACGTGCCTCTTAATGCTGCTACCAAGCACCTCGTCAACGCAGAGTCCATCTCCAAAATGAAGGACGGAGTCATCATTGTCAACACCGCTCGAGGCCCTGTTTGCGACGAGAAGGCCCTAGTGGACGGTCTAAACTCTGGAAAGATTGGAGGAGTCGGTCTCGATGTATTCGAGCGAGAGCCTGCCATTGAAGAAGGTCTTTTGAAACACCCTAGAACCCTGCTTCTGCCTCATATGGGAACCTGGTCCCACGAGACCCATTtcaagatggagaaggcgGTTCTGGACAACCTCGAGAGCTTTGTTGATACTGGAAAGGTTATCTCCATTGTTCCTGAGCAGAAGGGCAAGTTTTAA
- a CDS encoding uncharacterized protein (Compare to YALI0B21692g, weakly similar to uniprot|Q9LFS7 Arabidopsis thaliana Hypothetical 38.2 kDa protein), which produces MPSLADIKQVNAAYKPTVKDAVAVFFGGTSGIGKETAYMFAKKFDSPTVIIVGRSEEAGNKIVNDLKELNAKATFIKSDLSQMKEVVRVSDIVKRDVTKINLLFLSQGILSTAGRTETSEGIELRMSLNYYGRWLAVKELLPLVQTAYDEGDKDNARVMTVLAPGNEGPYVEDDMQLRTKFSMMNQNRHIVQFSSAAVMKFAREHPDLSFIHAHPGLVATGIMRELPWYVRYPSAILMKTPWAVSPADSGEKFFYMSASCPKFAHGAFLLNPACESIKEKPVSKGYLTEQHQDKIWKHTEEEFELALNGLNKA; this is translated from the coding sequence ATGCCCTCTCTAGCCGATATCAAACAGGTCAATGCGGCCTATAAGCCCACCGTTAAGGATGCCGTTGCCGTCTTCTTCGGCGGAACGTCCGGAATCGGAAAAGAGACCGCCTACATGTTTGCTAAGAAGTTCGATAGCCCCACGGTGATCATTGTGGGACGAAGTGAAGAGGCAGGCAACAAGATTGTCAAtgatctcaaggagctcaatGCAAAGGCAACCTTCATTAAGAGCGATCTGTCGCagatgaaggaggtggTGCGAGTGTCGGACATTGTCAAGCGGGACGTGACCAAGATCAacctgctgtttctgtccCAGGGCATTCTGAGCACCGCTGGAAGAACTGAGACCTCGGAGGGAATCGAGCTGCGAATGTCGCTCAACTACTACGGTCGATGGCTCGCCGTCAAGGAACTGCTGCCTCTGGTTCAGACGGCCTACGACGAAGGAGACAAGGACAATGCACGTGTCATGACTGTGCTGGCACCCGGAAACGAGGGTCCCTacgtggaggacgacatgCAGCTGCGAACTAAGTTCTCCATGATGAACCAGAACCGTCATATTGTGCAGTTCAGCTCTGCAGCAGTCATGAAGTTTGCTCGAGAGCATCCTGATCTGTCCTTCATTCACGCTCACCCCGGTCTCGTGGCCACTGGAATCATGCGAGAGCTGCCCTGGTACGTCAGATACCCTTCTGCTATTCTCATGAAGACTCCTTGGGCCGTTTCTCCTGCTGACTCTGGAGAAAAGTTCTTCTACATGAGTGCGTCTTGCCCCAAGTTTGCCCACGGCGCCTTCCTGCTCAACCCTGCCTGTGagtccatcaaggagaagcccgTCAGCAAGGGATACTTGACTGAGCAGCATCAGGACAAGATCTGGAAGCacaccgaggaggagttcGAACTCGCTCTCAATGGTCTTAACAAGGCCTAA